The Benincasa hispida cultivar B227 chromosome 9, ASM972705v1, whole genome shotgun sequence genome has a segment encoding these proteins:
- the LOC120084833 gene encoding uncharacterized protein LOC120084833: MSPFEALYGKSCRSPVCWDEVEERKLLEPELVQTTHEAIQKIMAHMQTAQSRQKSYADVKRKNLEFETGVKVFLKVASMKVHNVFHVSMLRKYVTDPSHVVGFEPLQLNDNLSYEERPVEILAGEVKTLRSREIAFMKVLWKYHQFKEATWEREDEMKSQYPEIFQE; the protein is encoded by the exons ATGTCACCATTTGAGGCCCTTTATGGGAAGAGTTGCAGGTCTCctgtgtgttgggatgaggtagaAGAGAGGAAATTGCTAGAACCCGAACTAGTGCAGACCACAcatgaggcaatacagaagatcatGGCTCATATGCAAACAGCTCAGAgtagacagaagagctatgctGATGTGAAACGTAAGAACTtggaatttgagactggtgTTAAAGTATTCTTAAAAGTGGCATCCATGAAAG ttcataatgtcttccatgtttcgatgctgaGGAAGTATGTGACAGACCCGTCCCATGTAGTTGGCTTCGAACCCTTgcagttgaatgacaacttgagctacgaggagaGACCTGTAGAGATCCTCGCCGGAGAGGTAAAGACATTGCGCTCTAGGGAAATTGCATTTATGAAAGTCCTGTGGAAGTATCACCAGTTTAAGGAGGCTAcctgggagcgagaggatgagatgaagtCCCAGTACCCAGAGATTTTTCAGGAATGA
- the LOC120086192 gene encoding jacalin-related lectin 3-like isoform X1 — protein MSKFISLFRNMGSLSCVCPITTNQFNPKICSASILYKTTLKIEIVGCKDGGGPWDDGAHSTIRQLVIYHKQWICSFHVEYDKNGHSIWGSKHGGNEGSSSKVVLDYPNEYLISIYGYYGYIGEWGIAADVIRSITFQTNRKTYGPYGMEEGAKFSFPIMGAKIVGFHGRCGWFLDAIGLYIQPIPKTQLKNFSLGPYGGKGGHPWEYTFRSIRRFVIHHEQWIHSIQLEYEDKNGKLVWSKKHGDTNGSSKSEVVLQFPDEYFVSIHGYYSHIQVLENTATVIRSLTLETNTRTYGPFGVEDGTKFLFPIMETDIVGVYGRSSVWLDAIGLYLGTTQNMKVEPEPMAAPAPQIQMEHSKLRQYGGEGGDAWEDKFQTMRRFVVRHGLWIDSIQIQYEDDNGNLVWSNQHGGDGGSRSEVVLEFPDEYLVSIHGYYSDIRTWGHAITVIRSLTLETNKKTYGPFGVEDGSKFSFPIVGFKVVGIHGRSGWYLDAFGLYVLSIQM, from the exons ATGTCAAAATTTATTTCATTGTTCAGAAATATGGGCTCCCTCTCTTGTGTCTGTCCCATTACCactaatcaatttaatcctaaaaTTTGCAGTGCATCAATACTCTATAAA ACGACGTTGAAGATTGAGATTGTTGGATGTAAAGACGGTGGGGGACCTTGGGATGATGGAGCTCATTCCACCATCAGACAGCTTGTAATTTATCACAAACAGTGGATTTGTTCATTTCATGTTGAGTATGATAAGAATGGCCATTCAATTTGGGGTTCCAAGCATGGCGGAAATGAAGGTTCCTCGTCTAAG GTTGTTTTAGATTACCCAAACGAGTatctaatttcaatttatggTTACTACGGCTACATAGGTGAGTGGGGAATTGCAGCCGATGTGATTCGTTCCATAACTTTCCAAACCAATAGGAAAACTTATGGCCCATATGGGATGGAAGAGGGAGCCAAATTTTCATTCCCAATTATGGGAGCCAAGATTGTTGGCTTCCATGGAAGATGTGGTTGGTTCCTCGATGCAATTGGGCTCTACATACAACCAATTCCAAA AACCCAACTTAAGAACTTCAGCTTAGGACCTTATGGAGGCAAAGGGGGGCATCCATGGGAGTATACTTTTCGGTCGATCAGACGATTTGTAATTCATCATGAACAATGGATTCACTCCATTCAATTGGAATATGAGGATAAGAATGGAAAGTTAGTATGGTCCAAAAAGCATGGTGACACAAACGGAAGTTCCAAATCAGAG GTTGTGCTACAATTCCCAGATGAGTATTTTGTTTCTATTCATGGCTACTACAGCCACATACAGGTTTTGGAAAATACTGCCACTGTGATTCGATCGCTAACATTGGAAACTAATACAAGAACTTATGGACcgtttggagttgaagatggaaccaaatttttatttccaaTTATGGAGACAGATATTGTTGGTGTTTATGGAAGATCTAGTGTGTGGCTTGATGCAATTGGACTCTACTTAGGAACAACTCAAAA CATGAAGGTTGAGCCGGAGCCTATGGCTGCACCAGCACCCCAAATCCAAATGGAGCACTCTAAACTGAGACAATATGGAGGTGAAGGTGGAGATGCTTGGGAAGATAAGTTTCAAACAATGAGACGTTTTGTGGTTCGTCATGGATTATGGATCGATTCCATTCAAATTCAAtatgaagatgataatggaaactTGGTGTGGTCTAACCAGCATGGTGGAGATGGAGGATCCAGATCAGAG GTTGTTTTGGAATTTCCAGATGAGTATCTTGTATCAATTCATGGCTACTACAGTGATATTCGTACGTGGGGACATGCAATCACTGTGATTCGCTCCTTAACTCTAGAAACAAATAAGAAGACTTATGGGCcatttggagttgaagatggtTCCAAATTTTCATTTCCAATTGTTGGGTTTAAGGTCGTTGGCATTCACGGTAGATCTGGTTGGTACCTAGATGCCTTTGGACTTTATGTACTGTCAATTCAAATGTAG
- the LOC120086192 gene encoding jacalin-related lectin 3-like isoform X2: MTTLKIEIVGCKDGGGPWDDGAHSTIRQLVIYHKQWICSFHVEYDKNGHSIWGSKHGGNEGSSSKVVLDYPNEYLISIYGYYGYIGEWGIAADVIRSITFQTNRKTYGPYGMEEGAKFSFPIMGAKIVGFHGRCGWFLDAIGLYIQPIPKTQLKNFSLGPYGGKGGHPWEYTFRSIRRFVIHHEQWIHSIQLEYEDKNGKLVWSKKHGDTNGSSKSEVVLQFPDEYFVSIHGYYSHIQVLENTATVIRSLTLETNTRTYGPFGVEDGTKFLFPIMETDIVGVYGRSSVWLDAIGLYLGTTQNMKVEPEPMAAPAPQIQMEHSKLRQYGGEGGDAWEDKFQTMRRFVVRHGLWIDSIQIQYEDDNGNLVWSNQHGGDGGSRSEVVLEFPDEYLVSIHGYYSDIRTWGHAITVIRSLTLETNKKTYGPFGVEDGSKFSFPIVGFKVVGIHGRSGWYLDAFGLYVLSIQM; encoded by the exons ATG ACGACGTTGAAGATTGAGATTGTTGGATGTAAAGACGGTGGGGGACCTTGGGATGATGGAGCTCATTCCACCATCAGACAGCTTGTAATTTATCACAAACAGTGGATTTGTTCATTTCATGTTGAGTATGATAAGAATGGCCATTCAATTTGGGGTTCCAAGCATGGCGGAAATGAAGGTTCCTCGTCTAAG GTTGTTTTAGATTACCCAAACGAGTatctaatttcaatttatggTTACTACGGCTACATAGGTGAGTGGGGAATTGCAGCCGATGTGATTCGTTCCATAACTTTCCAAACCAATAGGAAAACTTATGGCCCATATGGGATGGAAGAGGGAGCCAAATTTTCATTCCCAATTATGGGAGCCAAGATTGTTGGCTTCCATGGAAGATGTGGTTGGTTCCTCGATGCAATTGGGCTCTACATACAACCAATTCCAAA AACCCAACTTAAGAACTTCAGCTTAGGACCTTATGGAGGCAAAGGGGGGCATCCATGGGAGTATACTTTTCGGTCGATCAGACGATTTGTAATTCATCATGAACAATGGATTCACTCCATTCAATTGGAATATGAGGATAAGAATGGAAAGTTAGTATGGTCCAAAAAGCATGGTGACACAAACGGAAGTTCCAAATCAGAG GTTGTGCTACAATTCCCAGATGAGTATTTTGTTTCTATTCATGGCTACTACAGCCACATACAGGTTTTGGAAAATACTGCCACTGTGATTCGATCGCTAACATTGGAAACTAATACAAGAACTTATGGACcgtttggagttgaagatggaaccaaatttttatttccaaTTATGGAGACAGATATTGTTGGTGTTTATGGAAGATCTAGTGTGTGGCTTGATGCAATTGGACTCTACTTAGGAACAACTCAAAA CATGAAGGTTGAGCCGGAGCCTATGGCTGCACCAGCACCCCAAATCCAAATGGAGCACTCTAAACTGAGACAATATGGAGGTGAAGGTGGAGATGCTTGGGAAGATAAGTTTCAAACAATGAGACGTTTTGTGGTTCGTCATGGATTATGGATCGATTCCATTCAAATTCAAtatgaagatgataatggaaactTGGTGTGGTCTAACCAGCATGGTGGAGATGGAGGATCCAGATCAGAG GTTGTTTTGGAATTTCCAGATGAGTATCTTGTATCAATTCATGGCTACTACAGTGATATTCGTACGTGGGGACATGCAATCACTGTGATTCGCTCCTTAACTCTAGAAACAAATAAGAAGACTTATGGGCcatttggagttgaagatggtTCCAAATTTTCATTTCCAATTGTTGGGTTTAAGGTCGTTGGCATTCACGGTAGATCTGGTTGGTACCTAGATGCCTTTGGACTTTATGTACTGTCAATTCAAATGTAG